TGATAAAGGAATTGACAAGTTCTTGATTGACGGTTTCCCCCGTGAGATGGATCAATGCGAAGGTTTTGAAAAGTCGGTCTGCCCCGCTAAGTTTGCTCTTTATTTCCGTTGTGGTCAGGAAACCATGTTGAAGCGTCTTATTCATCGTGGTAAGACTAGTGGCCGTTCTGATGACAACATTGAGTCGATCAAGAAACGCTTTGTTACATATACTAAAGCCAGCATGCCTGTCGTCGAATATCTGAAATCACAAAATCGTCTGATAACCATCGATGCCGAGCAAGATCCCGATGCGGTTTTTGAAGATACCGTAAAGGCACTTCAACCTTACCTGTAGAGAAAGCAATGCTTTTGTAAGGCAATCATTTGAGTGCTATATTCTTATTTTCCCAACTTTCATTATATCTTTGCATCAAATATACTGTCCGATCACGGTTAATTTGttgtatattaatttaaaaaccttcttttttctttccgTAGCCTTGCCTTAATGATATGTCTTTATTGATACCATAATGCCAAATCACTGCTTGAACTGCTCAGTAACGAAAGTTCgctgaaaaaaagatacaTATAGCAAAATGAGTTACTTTAACATTGAATAATAAATCAATCTCTAGAACGTTTTCATCAAAACGTTCACATAAAAAGCACGGTTTGTAGTgcacaaaataaataccaTAGTGTATTCTACTGCAAAACGAAACCATAAAGGGAGCTAAACCCAGACATAAATGAGTAGATTTTTTCCGATAATATGTTCATGAGTTAAATTAAAACTATAACTATTTGTTCACGTTGTTTTGGTAAACAATCCCTAATTTTCTCCTACCATTGCTAACAAATAACCGTAAATTTTCATAACCAACCAGCACATTAGCAAAACAATATACTGGCATTTGCAGGACTTGATTTACCTGCAACTCAACTATTTACTCTGACTATCCAACCATTAACGATGGCATACATACCCATACAGATGAACCACACCAGACATACAGACAAGATTAGTCGGAATCGAGTTACCTGACAAACAGGTGCCACACATTGCactaaaataaatcttCTCGAATGCGTTTCAAAATCAGGTACGACAAACGAGGCCATACTGATTGAATTTCTGGTACATTCGGCAGAACGTTCGTTCTTCGCTCCTCACGAGCACGCAACGAAGATGTTTCTCCGACCTTACCCCCTCAACGAGCTGTGCGCTTTTCAACGCGTTTGAATTTGAGGAAGTGCGGCGTTCGCCCGTACGTCCAGCATGGTTCTTCGGTACAGGTTATGTTTTTTGGCAACAGCAACTATTCAAATCAACTGAAAGTTTTTTAGAATTCAACAACTTCCAATACTCAAGTGTCCAAGCTAGCAAACTGTTTAATAATCGTGACCCAACATTCCTTTCATGCGCACCCTCAGCGTCACATAAATCAACACTTTACAACACCTATTCAAAGCTTCTATATGCCTTCGTCATTTAAATGTCtaacatttcaaaaaagtgTTTGCTAATGGTAAATTCTTGAGTTTTCTTGGAAGCACATATATAACGAGTGTGACTGTTCTACGCTCCTTGCTGACTAGTCATCAGTCTACGCATGCCAACTACCACCAACATAAGCAAATGGTAAGTTAGCAAGGAGTAGCACATCACATTAACAAACAGAGTTCAATTGGTACTGGATACGATTTAGGATTATTCTTCTCCCCGGATGGTCGTTTATTCCAAGCGGAGTACGCGTATAAAGCCGTCGAAAATGCAAGGTAAGGTGGATTGAATTTCCTTATCGATTGATTTTAACATTGTATTTAGTACTTGCATTGGAATAAAATGTGAAGATGGAGTTATTCTAGCTCTAGAAAAGGTAGTTACTAGCAAACTACTTAAGCCGCGAGTAAATAACAGAATTGGGTCGGTCGATCGACACATTGGTATTGCTACTACTGGCTTTATTCCTGATGGCCAACACATCGTAAAACGTGCAAGGGACGAAGCCACCTCATGGAGAGATAACTACGGATCTCCCATCCCTGGAACAGTTATTGCTGATCGCTTGGGGAACTACGTTCAACTTTTCACTTGCTATTCTAGCGTCCGTCCATTCGGTGTTATGTCTTTTGTTGCTACTTATGACTCAGAAGGTCCACATTTGTATATGGTTGAACCTAATGGTGTTTATTGGGGTTACAACGGTGCTGCAGCTGGTAAAGGTCGGCAAGTAGCTCGAAACGAATTAGAAAAACTGAATTTTTCctcattaaaaatgaaagatgCGGTTAAAGAAGCTGCTAGAATGTACGTTTTGCTTTGTTGagtacaattttttttcattctatTTGCTAATAATTCACTCTTTTTTAGATTATACGCAACTCATGACgaagaaaacaacaaaGAGCATGAAATTGAGATGACTTGGGTTGGTGTTGAAACAAACGGTATTCATACACCCGTTCCTGATGAGCTTTTGCAAGAGGCTGAAGCATATGCTCGTCGGATTGCTGATGGCGAAGAAGAGGATATTGCTATGCAAGAGTAAATGTCATATGATTCCTATTATACTATGTTATGATTTCCCATTTTTATTCTCTCTTCATGCCTTTTTATTACCCTACTGACCTCTTCCTCtccttttcttatttttccTCCAAAATTTTAGCCAAGTCTTTGTCTCTCGATTAGCTATTCCATCTTCCGTAACCGTCAAttataaacaattttacGAGAACGATTATCTATAGATTCCTTTTATCGCTTTTCTTATAGAATCAATACACCCGTTTAAGgaattaacatttttatcTTGTTAGAATATGGCAGATTCTACTTCCTTAAATCTTTGGAGTTATAATCTTCTTCCCAACTTTAATTCGGGTCTATCGATTTGATATTTAATGTGTATATGTATTGACCTATTTACTACATTTTCACAGTGATATTAAACaagtaaacatttttagCATTGCGTGAAATCCCTAATAACAAGTAGAGtatacttttgaaagtGTATTATGATATCAGCTGTATGAGAAAGTTATTTGCAACCAATGCAATACTCATTTTAgcttacaatttttttaatgcaaAATCGTAAACACGAAATCGTTTAATAATCATACACCGAACTTACTATTGAGTGAATTAACAAAAGCAAACCTGCTGAAATACTTCACATTTCTATTAAGTACCaatcaatttaattttacaacTACAATATCCATTTCCTATGCTCCCAATTAAGACAGGAACACCGGATGGCAATCACTGACTATGCATCAATGTCAATCGATAATGTAATTCAATATTAACAACTattccaaaacaaaaaacattCTTAAATCTAATTTCATGTAGTGACAATTATTGAGATGattatcataaaaaaagaaaaccatCTCACCCAATCGTctctttttataaatttagtCTTCAGTTCaaattatcttttataTTACTGCATCAAGTTTTGAATCCGCAGCACTTTTATTTTGACTGTTATAATAAGCGTTGTTCGTAGTTCCCTAGTAAGAAAATTCAGTATTTATATAGCACATGATCAAAGGCAGTCACATTCCTTAGGGTTTTTTAAACTGAAAGAACGATTTGCCGCAATAATTCgcaatttaaaattaagtGACTTACAAAGGTTCGGTATTTACTAAGCAAGCTTGAAAGAATcttttaatagttttttattgcaatgtttactttttttcaatatacggtaaatttcttcaattatCTAAACCAAATAAGCATGATGAGTGGCAACGGTAAAAAACAGTTGTGCGGTTACCATACTTATTGTATTTGCCATTTGTAAACCATGAGTTGCGGCTTCTTGAGCCTTTATTATAAGGAATTGGGTTCGTTACTCACCAgacaaaataattaattaattcatttctttCCCTAATATCTAATATCTATTTCTaattgattaaataaataaagggGCCTAGTATTCCTTAAAATGCCGGTGAGCTTGAGATTTGTAAGTTTTATTGACCGCTTCTACCCAACATTACCGCCGATTTTGAATGGGGatgaaaaatatagaaACCAACAGATACAAGAAATTGGGTAATTCTCTCGCAATTAAACGAAAATAgtagtaaattaaaagaattaaattgTTAGGATGCTAAATACTAGAAGAATGACAGTAGGGTTTGAAAAGCTTTGGTAGATTCACATGAATTAAATAGTTCACAGTATCAATTGAAGAACATTTGGGAATATGCTCTACACCATCTCACTGCTTTGCTAATAAGTGCCCAAAGGAAAGATAGAATATTTATAAGGATCTATGTAGAAAACGATTGACGAAAAAAAGTGGGAGCAGTTGTCTTAACAAAACATCAAGCCTGTTCTATCACGTTTGGAAACAAATGAACGAAGATGAGATCTCATTGAAGACGAaatgtaaaagaaaattaaaaagaatacatTCTTTGAGAATTACAGAACATCTTAAATTAATGCTTATGATCAACGTCCTTAGCAGCAGCATCTTGGGTTGTCATTGGAATGTAAGTGCCTCTTGATGGTGATGGCTTGCTTTCAGGCTTAGTGTAGAGAAAAGTAGCAGCAATAACGAGCATAACTccaattaaaaatgttaaggaaattttgaaatccATCAAATAAACACTTGCGAGAGAAGAAATAATGATGCTGATACTTGTTgagaaatttttcataatgTTATCAGCAAAAGCGACACATAAAGCTACGATAATACCTCCTCCAGCTTGTAAAAGGATTGCGAGCCAAACAATTGAATTATAACCGAAGAAAAAACCGTTTTCAGCAATATTGTGATAATCCTTCATCAAAATGGTGAAAAGACAGGGGAAGAgtgaaaagaaggaaagtTGCACATTGCGAACCCACAAGGAAGGGTTGGTATCCTTCAAGaccttttcaaaatacaCACCAGCTAGACCACTAATTAAGCACGCGACGAGTACAGCGCTAAAGCCAGTAACGGGATTCATAGGTCCTGCCGACATTTGGTCGTCTGAGTTAAGATTTTGCAACTGAACGATGGCAATGCCACCAGTCaataagaaaagagaaaaccATTTCATGGGACCGAGTCTTCGATGGAGAAGTAAGATAGAAAAGATGGCAGTAGTAAGAATCTTCAACTGATAAGTAACTTGGAAAGATGCGGCAGTAAGGTTGCCAGCAGCAACATATTGAAGATTGTTCTGGCAGGTGTAAAGGAATGCTGGAATTGCAAGTTTCCAGCTGTCCCCTCCAAATATTTGAGGAAGAAATGCGCGAAGTTTTGCTTCCTTGCCTACGTTTTTACGGAACTGATGATAGCCAACCGAAAAGCAAACAACTAGTTTAATAAGTTCGTTTAAAAGGACGGCAGTTGATGTAAAGTAACGTTTATCATCATATCCAGGCATGATTCGAGAATAGTTAAGTGTCTATTTAACCATTAGCATGTACAATAGGAAAAACAGAAATATATTTCTACATAAAAACAGCGAagcttttctaaaaaaaagtgggAGACATGCGTGTTTCTATAAGAAGATTGACCATATACTCCACAAACCAGAGAAATTCACAAGACTTCCTAAAAAAACCGCGACTACTTACCAAAATCAATGCACTATTTTGCACTGTTAAAAGTACCAATGCAATGTATTTCATTGGAATACCTTTCCATTTGACATCGTCGCCCTTGACAGCCATTTTCTCAATATTACTGGTATTAGACTAGACACTTGTAAAGATGTGAAGTGCTCGGACTTAAtga
Above is a genomic segment from Schizosaccharomyces pombe strain 972h- genome assembly, chromosome: III containing:
- the ura6 gene encoding uridylate kinase, which codes for MYNVIFVLGGPGAGKGTQCDRLAEKFDKFVHISAGDCLREEQNRPGSKYGNLIKEYIKDGKIVPMEITISLLETKMKECHDKGIDKFLIDGFPREMDQCEGFEKSVCPAKFALYFRCGQETMLKRLIHRGKTSGRSDDNIESIKKRFVTYTKASMPVVEYLKSQNRLITIDAEQDPDAVFEDTVKALQPYL
- the pre10 gene encoding proteasome core particle subunit alpha 7 Pre10; the protein is MSSIGTGYDLGLFFSPDGRLFQAEYAYKAVENASTCIGIKCEDGVILALEKVVTSKLLKPRVNNRIGSVDRHIGIATTGFIPDGQHIVKRARDEATSWRDNYGSPIPGTVIADRLGNYVQLFTCYSSVRPFGVMSFVATYDSEGPHLYMVEPNGVYWGYNGAAAGKGRQVARNELEKLNFSSLKMKDAVKEAARILYATHDEENNKEHEIEMTWVGVETNGIHTPVPDELLQEAEAYARRIADGEEEDIAMQE
- the gms1 gene encoding Golgi UDP-galactose transmembrane transporter Gms1, producing the protein MAVKGDDVKWKGIPMKYIALVLLTVQNSALILTLNYSRIMPGYDDKRYFTSTAVLLNELIKLVVCFSVGYHQFRKNVGKEAKLRAFLPQIFGGDSWKLAIPAFLYTCQNNLQYVAAGNLTAASFQVTYQLKILTTAIFSILLLHRRLGPMKWFSLFLLTGGIAIVQLQNLNSDDQMSAGPMNPVTGFSAVLVACLISGLAGVYFEKVLKDTNPSLWVRNVQLSFFSLFPCLFTILMKDYHNIAENGFFFGYNSIVWLAILLQAGGGIIVALCVAFADNIMKNFSTSISIIISSLASVYLMDFKISLTFLIGVMLVIAATFLYTKPESKPSPSRGTYIPMTTQDAAAKDVDHKH